In Gordonia sp. SL306, the genomic window CGTCATGAACATCTTCTCGGCCGCAACGCGCAAACTGGGCGCCTCAGCGACGGTCACGAACATTCGAAGGCGTCGCAGGTCCAAATCATCTCGACTCTTCATCAACCTGTCCCTGTCAGTTGTCCACGACGCTGTGATTGTAGGTTGTGATTCCCATCTTTACATTGGTAATGCGCTTCCTGGACGTTTCGGGATGCACCTCGCGGACGAAACACAAGATCTGACGACCGGTTTGGGGGATCATGACTGCGTATCGCGCCACCGGGCACGAGTCGATGGCTGTCGAGCGACGCCGCCGACTCGGTCGCGATCGACACGAGTTCCTGCCGATCGCGTCGCGCGGACGAGCATGGGTCCCAGGGTTCGTGACCGCGATCGCTTTGACAGATGTGGCGGTGATATCGGCGGCAGTTGTTGTGGCACAGCTTCTCCGGTTCGGTTCCGGCTTGGATACCGACAGCTTCGGGGGTGTCCACGGTGATCCGGTGGTGGTCATGACATTGTTGATCGCGGCTTGGGTGATCTCGCTGAGAGCGCATCAATCGCTTGACCGACGCATCCTGGGCGTCGGGACCGAGGAGTACAGCAGGGTCACAACGGCATGCCTCAGCGTCTTCGGAGTCCTGGCAATTCTCGTTCTCGTCCTGAACCTGGAGGTTTCTCGTGGATACTTCGCGTTGGCGCTACCCCTCGGGACCGTGGGTCTGTTGGTGTCGAGATGGGTGTGGCGCAGGCAACTGAGCCGTCAGAGATCTCGCGGCATCGGTCTTGAGCGTCTACTGCTGGTCGGCGAGCACATGTCCGTGGCCAGCGTGACCGACCGCCTGAATTTTGCTCCAGAACAACCATTTACGGTTGTGGGAGCGTGCACAACGAACACAGATCCGCACGAGTCCTGGGTGGGCAGTTCCCGCGTCCCGGTGTACGGCGGCCTCGACGACGTGGCCGCTGCCGTCGCTGCCACTGACGCGACAACCGTCGCGGTCACCTCTCCGGATGCGTTCGGACATCGCGCCATGCAGGACCTGTCGTGGGACCTACATCTCATGGATGTCGACCTGCTGGTCGCTCCGGGGGTGGCAGATGTCGCGGGGCCCCGGATGATGGTGCGCCCCGTCGCCGGACTGCCACTTCTCCATATAGGCAGACCGAGTTATGCCGGCGCGAACCGGTTCCGCAAAGCGCTCCTCGACCGTGTCGGTGGCGCGCTGATCGTATTTGCCCTCGCGCCGCTTCTCATGGGCATCGCTCTGGCCATCAAAGTCGATACGCGAGGACCTGTGTGGCACCGGTCCGACCGCCTGGGCGTCAACAATCGACCGTTTCGCATGTGGAAGTTCCGGTCGATGGTTCCCGATGCCGAAGCGTTGATGGCCGATCTCGTCGACCGCAACGAGGGCAATGGGCCCCTGTTCAAGATTCACGACGACCCGAGAGTAACGCCCGTGGGCCGTGTCATCCGCCGATACAGCCTCGATGAGCTGCCGCAATTGTTCAATGTGCTGAGCGGATCGATGAGCCTCGTGGGTCCACGTCCACCGCTTCCCTCCGAAGCTGCGACGTATGACGGTCGGGTGGCCCGCCGGATGCTCGTGAAGCCCGGGATGACCGGCCTTTGGCAG contains:
- a CDS encoding sugar transferase — encoded protein: MAVERRRRLGRDRHEFLPIASRGRAWVPGFVTAIALTDVAVISAAVVVAQLLRFGSGLDTDSFGGVHGDPVVVMTLLIAAWVISLRAHQSLDRRILGVGTEEYSRVTTACLSVFGVLAILVLVLNLEVSRGYFALALPLGTVGLLVSRWVWRRQLSRQRSRGIGLERLLLVGEHMSVASVTDRLNFAPEQPFTVVGACTTNTDPHESWVGSSRVPVYGGLDDVAAAVAATDATTVAVTSPDAFGHRAMQDLSWDLHLMDVDLLVAPGVADVAGPRMMVRPVAGLPLLHIGRPSYAGANRFRKALLDRVGGALIVFALAPLLMGIALAIKVDTRGPVWHRSDRLGVNNRPFRMWKFRSMVPDAEALMADLVDRNEGNGPLFKIHDDPRVTPVGRVIRRYSLDELPQLFNVLSGSMSLVGPRPPLPSEAATYDGRVARRMLVKPGMTGLWQVSGRSNLSWEESVRLDVSYVENWSIMQDAVILWRTFRAVVSKNGAY